In Zingiber officinale cultivar Zhangliang chromosome 6A, Zo_v1.1, whole genome shotgun sequence, a single genomic region encodes these proteins:
- the LOC121994276 gene encoding 60S acidic ribosomal protein P1-like — translation MSVSELACSYAALILYDDGIPITSEKISTLVKSANVGIESYWAALFARLLEKRSVDDLILSVGSGGGGGAPVAVSAATAAGGAAPAAAAQAAEDKKEEPKEESDDDMGFSLFD, via the exons ATGTCGGTCTCGGAGCTCGCTTGCAGCTACGCCGCTCTCATTCTCTACGACGATGGCATCCCCATCACG TCAGAGAAAATCTCAACTTTGGTGAAGTCCGCCAACGTGGGCATCGAATCGTACTGGGCTGCCCTCTTTGCCAGGCTCCTCGAGAAGAGGAGCGTGGATGACCTCATCCTCAGCGTTGGATCTG GCGGCGGTGGTGGTGCTCCGGTTGCTGTCTCTGCTGCTACCGCTGCTGGTGGTGCCGCTCCTGCCGCCGCTGCACAAGCTGCTGAGGATAAAAAG GAGGAACCGAAGGAAGAAAGTGATGATGACATGGGATTCAGCTTATTTGATTAG
- the LOC121997242 gene encoding vacuolar protein sorting-associated protein 32 homolog 2-like isoform X1, with product MFTRLFGKPKEQTNTLATLDKLNETLEMLEKKEKVLLKKVDAEVEKAKEYTRAKNKRAAIQCLKRKRLYEQQVEQLGNFQLRIHDQMIMLEGAKATTETVDALRTGAAAMKAMQKATNIDDVDKTMDEINEQTENMKQIQEALSTPIGAAADFDEDELEAELEELEGAELEEQLLQPATTAPAAPVHAPAGRIARPTQKNTAEEDELAALQAEMAM from the exons ATGTTTACTCGGCTTTTCGGAAAGCCCAAGGAACAAACCAATACCTTGGCCACTCTCGATAAACTAAATGAG ACACTTGAAATgcttgagaagaaggagaaagtttTATTGAAGAAGGTTGATGCGGAGGTTGAAAAGGCTAAGGAGTATACCAGAGCAAAGAATAAGAGAG CTGCTATACAATGCTTGAAGAGGAAGAGACTTTATGAGCAACAAGTTGAGCAGCTTGGCAACTTCCAGTTGAGAATTCATGATCAG ATGATAATGCTGGAGGGTGCAAAAGCTACTACAGAGACAGTTGATGCCTTAAGAACTGGAGCAGCAGCAATGAAGGCCATGCAAAAAGCAAC TAACATTGATGACGTTGATAAGACTATGGACGAGATTAATGAGCAGACAGAGAACATGAAACAAATTCAGGAAGCATTGTCCACACCAATTGGAGCAGCAGCTGATTTTGATGAA GATGAATTGGAAGCAGAACTAGAAGAGCTTGAGGGAGCAGAGTTGGAGGAACAGCTTCTTCAACCTGCTACAACTGCTCCTGCTGCTCCAGTCCATGCTCCTGCTGGTAGAATTGCTCGACCTACTCAGAAAAATACTGCTGAAGAAGATGAGCTTGCTGCTTTGCAAGCTGAGATGGCAATGTAG
- the LOC121997242 gene encoding vacuolar protein sorting-associated protein 32 homolog 2-like isoform X2: protein MLEKKEKVLLKKVDAEVEKAKEYTRAKNKRAAIQCLKRKRLYEQQVEQLGNFQLRIHDQMIMLEGAKATTETVDALRTGAAAMKAMQKATNIDDVDKTMDEINEQTENMKQIQEALSTPIGAAADFDEDELEAELEELEGAELEEQLLQPATTAPAAPVHAPAGRIARPTQKNTAEEDELAALQAEMAM, encoded by the exons ATgcttgagaagaaggagaaagtttTATTGAAGAAGGTTGATGCGGAGGTTGAAAAGGCTAAGGAGTATACCAGAGCAAAGAATAAGAGAG CTGCTATACAATGCTTGAAGAGGAAGAGACTTTATGAGCAACAAGTTGAGCAGCTTGGCAACTTCCAGTTGAGAATTCATGATCAG ATGATAATGCTGGAGGGTGCAAAAGCTACTACAGAGACAGTTGATGCCTTAAGAACTGGAGCAGCAGCAATGAAGGCCATGCAAAAAGCAAC TAACATTGATGACGTTGATAAGACTATGGACGAGATTAATGAGCAGACAGAGAACATGAAACAAATTCAGGAAGCATTGTCCACACCAATTGGAGCAGCAGCTGATTTTGATGAA GATGAATTGGAAGCAGAACTAGAAGAGCTTGAGGGAGCAGAGTTGGAGGAACAGCTTCTTCAACCTGCTACAACTGCTCCTGCTGCTCCAGTCCATGCTCCTGCTGGTAGAATTGCTCGACCTACTCAGAAAAATACTGCTGAAGAAGATGAGCTTGCTGCTTTGCAAGCTGAGATGGCAATGTAG